Proteins encoded together in one Corynebacterium liangguodongii window:
- a CDS encoding HNH endonuclease signature motif containing protein: protein MIHAIRRHQEWSTRSKAELLIAIAEFDARGLFENFGETCTAGWLAREIHIAPSTAFEYVGVARQLEQFPMLTAAFRRGEVCYSTVRYLLKRLTVENERQLVDLARRLCFPELKRALAGLEPSDGAETREYHHSVRVEDNGDVVITARLNAADGAAYLAALKVAQLADYGFDDVTEEDLADGERIDDLLEEKRKLPEACPSQEQELEPEPDQKRKPLSRFGPPTREDMYGALLSMINVVRTRPVSDLRTPGAHVNIMMTTNGRAWLPGNVAAPSSVLQNYVGDAFVRLHLIDDNGVTVHVGKSTRFVNDGQLRALLAVWGYECAMPGCNHARFIEVHHIKEWCEGGKTELENLIPLCSACHSKVTNGLAHISTNGRDIEFRFLGGRRFISRARGLPERDVDFTGPLVPPGVSERADSFDD from the coding sequence GTGATCCACGCGATACGTCGCCACCAGGAGTGGTCCACCCGCTCTAAGGCCGAGTTGCTTATCGCGATCGCGGAGTTTGACGCGCGAGGGTTATTCGAAAACTTTGGCGAGACATGTACCGCCGGCTGGTTGGCGCGGGAGATCCATATCGCTCCATCCACTGCGTTCGAGTACGTTGGCGTCGCCCGCCAGCTTGAGCAGTTTCCCATGCTCACGGCCGCGTTCCGGCGAGGAGAGGTGTGCTATTCGACGGTCCGTTACCTGCTCAAACGTTTAACCGTAGAAAACGAAAGACAGCTCGTGGACCTTGCAAGGCGTCTCTGTTTCCCCGAGCTCAAGAGGGCATTGGCTGGTCTCGAACCGAGCGATGGGGCGGAGACGCGTGAGTATCACCACAGCGTGCGGGTGGAGGATAACGGCGACGTCGTCATCACCGCCCGCCTCAACGCGGCGGATGGTGCGGCGTACCTTGCCGCGCTCAAGGTTGCGCAGCTCGCCGACTACGGCTTTGACGATGTGACCGAGGAAGACCTCGCCGACGGCGAGAGAATTGATGACCTCCTGGAGGAGAAAAGGAAGCTCCCTGAGGCGTGCCCGTCGCAGGAGCAGGAACTGGAACCGGAGCCGGATCAAAAGCGCAAGCCTCTCTCGAGGTTCGGCCCTCCGACGAGGGAGGATATGTATGGAGCGCTGCTCTCCATGATCAACGTGGTGAGGACGAGGCCGGTGAGCGATCTGCGCACCCCGGGCGCTCACGTCAACATCATGATGACGACAAACGGGCGCGCATGGCTGCCCGGAAACGTTGCAGCGCCCTCGTCGGTGCTGCAGAACTATGTGGGGGACGCGTTCGTGCGCCTACACCTTATTGACGACAATGGCGTGACTGTGCACGTCGGCAAGAGCACTCGCTTTGTTAACGACGGCCAGTTGCGCGCCCTGCTTGCGGTCTGGGGCTACGAGTGCGCGATGCCGGGGTGCAATCATGCCCGATTTATTGAGGTACACCACATCAAGGAGTGGTGCGAAGGAGGAAAAACGGAGCTCGAAAACCTCATCCCGCTGTGCTCTGCCTGTCATTCGAAGGTCACAAACGGCCTGGCGCACATCAGTACCAACGGACGCGATATCGAGTTCCGTTTCCTCGGAGGGCGACGGTTCATCTCCCGCGCGCGGGGGCTGCCGGAACGCGACGTCGATTTCACCGGCCCGCTCGTGCCGCCAGGCGTGAGCGAGAGAGCTGACAGCTTTGACGACTAG
- the feoB gene encoding ferrous iron transport protein B: MARKVLTAAPSCHGAGSPLDAVAAGAPVVALVGAPNAGKSTLFNALTGANVKMGNWPGTSVEVARGSWRIPGGRALTVCDLPGSYSLDPVSPDEELTRELLIGRDPDERPDVVLVAVDAANIARGLYLAAQVAEHPYRLIVVLTKSDVAAAGGVEYDVDTLSRSLGLPVVAVDPRRRELAGLAEAVTASLEQPPRTARALPPECGDELARADARFAWVDAAVSAATVRNEPRVTLTERVDRLALHPVAGPLVFLFAMWCVFQVTTTVAAPLQDGLDAFFSGPVSAAAESVLPDVDWLRGLVVDGLIGGVGMVLTFVPLMALMFLCLAVLEDSGYMARAAVVADRLMRTIGLPGKAFIPLIVGFGCNVPAISATRVLADPRQRLMTALLVPFTSCSARLTVYVMLAATFFPRHSGTVVFAMYVISILLVVAAGLAMRTTLWRRMGSDPLVIDLPTYQWPTPRLALTVMWARLRGFLETAGKIIVATVVVVWALQSTPAQPGAAFGEVAPEDSVYGSVAGAIAPVFEPAGFGSWSLTGPLITGFVAKEAVISSWAQTYSLEDPSGLAAADQGSSALAARVREDFAAASGGHPIAAVWAFMVFLLAYTPCVATLAAQRREIGLRWTLAGLCAQLATAWLLAVAVFNVLKVVL, encoded by the coding sequence GTGGCGCGCAAGGTACTCACCGCGGCACCTTCCTGCCACGGTGCCGGATCCCCGCTCGATGCTGTTGCCGCGGGCGCGCCGGTCGTCGCGCTCGTCGGCGCCCCGAACGCGGGGAAATCCACGCTCTTTAACGCGCTGACCGGCGCAAACGTGAAGATGGGTAACTGGCCGGGCACGTCCGTGGAGGTGGCCCGCGGCTCGTGGCGCATCCCGGGCGGCCGCGCCCTTACCGTCTGCGACCTCCCGGGCAGCTATTCCCTCGACCCGGTCAGCCCCGACGAGGAGCTCACCCGCGAGCTGCTCATCGGGCGGGACCCGGACGAGCGCCCCGATGTGGTGCTCGTCGCCGTCGACGCCGCCAACATCGCGCGCGGCCTCTACCTCGCCGCGCAGGTGGCGGAGCACCCCTACCGGCTCATCGTCGTGTTGACGAAGAGCGACGTGGCGGCCGCGGGCGGGGTCGAATATGACGTCGATACGCTCTCGCGCTCCCTCGGCCTGCCCGTGGTAGCGGTCGACCCGCGCCGCCGCGAACTGGCGGGCCTGGCCGAGGCGGTCACCGCCAGCCTTGAGCAACCTCCGCGCACCGCCCGCGCCCTCCCCCCGGAATGCGGTGACGAGCTCGCGCGTGCCGACGCCCGCTTCGCCTGGGTCGATGCCGCAGTCTCCGCGGCGACCGTGCGCAACGAACCCCGTGTCACGCTCACGGAGCGGGTCGACCGCCTCGCCCTGCACCCGGTCGCCGGCCCCCTCGTCTTCCTCTTCGCCATGTGGTGCGTCTTCCAGGTCACCACCACCGTCGCGGCGCCCCTACAGGACGGCTTGGATGCCTTCTTCTCTGGACCGGTCTCCGCCGCCGCGGAGTCTGTGCTGCCCGACGTGGACTGGCTGCGCGGCCTCGTCGTCGACGGGCTCATCGGCGGGGTCGGGATGGTGCTCACCTTTGTTCCGCTGATGGCCTTGATGTTTTTGTGTCTGGCCGTGCTCGAGGACTCCGGCTACATGGCGCGCGCGGCGGTCGTCGCCGATCGACTCATGCGCACCATCGGCCTGCCCGGCAAGGCGTTTATCCCGCTGATCGTGGGCTTTGGCTGCAACGTCCCGGCGATCTCGGCGACCCGCGTGCTCGCGGACCCGCGCCAGCGGCTCATGACGGCGCTGCTCGTGCCGTTTACCTCCTGCTCCGCGCGCCTGACCGTCTACGTCATGCTCGCGGCGACGTTTTTCCCCCGGCACTCCGGAACCGTCGTGTTTGCCATGTACGTCATCTCCATCCTCTTGGTCGTCGCCGCCGGCCTTGCCATGCGCACCACCCTGTGGCGCCGGATGGGATCCGATCCCCTGGTCATCGACCTGCCGACGTACCAGTGGCCGACCCCGCGGCTGGCGCTGACGGTGATGTGGGCGCGGCTGCGTGGCTTCCTTGAGACAGCTGGGAAGATCATCGTCGCCACTGTCGTTGTCGTGTGGGCCCTGCAGTCGACCCCCGCGCAGCCCGGCGCGGCCTTCGGCGAGGTTGCCCCCGAGGATTCTGTCTACGGCTCGGTCGCCGGGGCGATCGCACCCGTCTTTGAGCCTGCGGGGTTCGGCTCGTGGTCCCTCACCGGCCCGCTCATCACCGGGTTCGTGGCCAAGGAAGCCGTGATCTCCAGCTGGGCGCAGACCTACTCGCTGGAGGATCCCTCCGGCCTGGCGGCCGCGGACCAGGGCTCCTCGGCGCTCGCTGCGCGGGTGCGCGAAGACTTCGCCGCGGCCTCCGGGGGCCACCCTATTGCCGCGGTGTGGGCGTTCATGGTCTTCCTCTTGGCGTATACGCCGTGCGTTGCCACGCTGGCCGCGCAGCGCCGCGAGATCGGGCTGCGCTGGACGCTGGCGGGGCTGTGCGCGCAGCTGGCAACGGCGTGGCTGCTGGCGGTCGCGGTGTTTAACGTGCTCAAGGTGGTGCTGTAG
- a CDS encoding metal-dependent transcriptional regulator: protein MHLRQLPERTQDYLKVMWNYEERHGLGAPIPLGELAKATGQKLPTASEAVKRLAAQGLVEHEKYAGVRLADPGRTLAVGVVRRHRLIETLLVRTLGYSWDEVHEEADMLEHAVSDRFLSRVDAFLGHPSRDPHGDPIPTADGTAEPLSKMRLGDVAPGDKVVFEQVNDADPELLRYLQRHGVSPGDTLEVLSAATAGLIQVRAGGGEFPIGATKADDIAVRRSG, encoded by the coding sequence ATGCACCTTCGCCAACTGCCGGAGCGCACGCAGGACTACCTCAAGGTGATGTGGAACTACGAGGAGCGCCACGGCCTCGGCGCGCCGATCCCACTTGGCGAGCTCGCCAAGGCCACGGGGCAAAAGCTCCCCACGGCCTCCGAGGCGGTCAAGAGGCTCGCGGCGCAGGGCCTTGTCGAGCACGAAAAATACGCCGGCGTCCGGCTCGCAGACCCCGGCCGCACGCTCGCCGTCGGCGTCGTGCGGCGCCACCGTCTCATCGAGACCCTCCTGGTGAGAACCCTCGGCTACTCCTGGGACGAGGTGCACGAAGAGGCAGACATGCTCGAGCACGCCGTGAGCGATCGCTTCCTCTCGCGTGTCGACGCCTTTTTGGGCCACCCCTCCCGAGACCCCCACGGCGACCCCATCCCCACTGCCGACGGCACCGCGGAGCCGCTGTCAAAGATGCGCCTCGGGGACGTCGCGCCGGGCGACAAAGTCGTCTTCGAGCAGGTCAACGACGCCGACCCGGAACTTCTGCGCTACCTCCAGCGCCACGGGGTCAGCCCCGGGGACACGCTCGAGGTCTTAAGCGCGGCCACCGCCGGGCTTATCCAGGTTCGCGCGGGCGGCGGGGAGTTCCCCATCGGGGCGACCAAAGCGGACGATATCGCCGTGCGCCGGTCGGGTTAG
- a CDS encoding 1,4-dihydroxy-2-naphthoate polyprenyltransferase, which translates to MTRPVQPSATIRQWWQAARPHTWPNAFSPVIAGTGAAAFAGQAHLGRALIALVVSWALIVGVNYANDYSDGVRGTDDDRTGPTRLTASGLASPAQVKRAAFASFAVAAVAGVALSLLSAWWLIPIGAACIAAAWFYTGGENPYGYRGFGELAVFVFFGLVAVLGTEFTQSGVVSWVGLASAVGVGGISAAVNLANNIRDIPTDAVAGKHTLAVRLGDRVSRYLFVALTLTPFAVSFVLAVACLPALAALLALPLAVAAVLRVVRGAHGKQLIPVLGLNGTAMLAWAIITALALAWSGQAFS; encoded by the coding sequence ATGACGCGACCCGTACAACCCAGCGCCACGATCCGCCAATGGTGGCAGGCGGCGCGCCCGCACACCTGGCCGAACGCATTTTCGCCGGTCATTGCGGGTACCGGGGCCGCGGCGTTTGCTGGACAGGCGCACCTCGGCCGCGCGCTCATCGCCCTGGTTGTGTCCTGGGCCCTAATCGTTGGCGTGAACTACGCCAACGATTACTCCGACGGCGTGCGCGGCACAGATGACGACCGCACGGGCCCCACCAGGCTGACCGCTTCGGGGCTGGCCTCGCCCGCGCAGGTCAAGCGCGCGGCGTTTGCTTCCTTTGCCGTCGCCGCGGTCGCCGGGGTCGCACTCTCGCTCCTCTCCGCGTGGTGGCTGATCCCCATCGGTGCAGCATGTATTGCAGCGGCGTGGTTCTACACCGGCGGAGAAAACCCCTACGGCTACCGAGGTTTCGGCGAGCTGGCGGTGTTCGTGTTCTTCGGGCTCGTCGCGGTGCTGGGCACCGAGTTCACCCAATCCGGCGTAGTGAGCTGGGTGGGGTTGGCCTCCGCGGTGGGCGTCGGCGGCATCTCGGCCGCGGTGAACCTGGCGAACAACATTCGGGACATCCCCACTGATGCGGTGGCCGGCAAACACACGCTCGCGGTGCGCCTTGGCGATCGCGTTTCACGCTACCTTTTTGTCGCGCTGACCCTCACCCCCTTCGCCGTCAGTTTCGTCCTCGCCGTCGCCTGCCTCCCGGCCCTGGCGGCGCTACTCGCCTTACCGCTCGCGGTGGCAGCCGTCCTGCGGGTCGTGCGCGGGGCGCACGGCAAGCAACTCATCCCCGTGCTCGGCCTCAACGGGACGGCAATGCTCGCATGGGCCATCATCACCGCGCTCGCCCTGGCGTGGAGTGGACAGGCCTTCTCCTAG
- a CDS encoding FeoA family protein: MRFAHTPVPAAHRQALLVDVPVGARAIIGGDTFDPRGSRRLRELGMRPGASVTVVQKTSGGGRIVSVGAHRYALGAQALRSITVSAA, encoded by the coding sequence ATGCGATTTGCCCACACCCCTGTTCCGGCCGCGCACCGGCAGGCCTTGCTTGTCGACGTCCCCGTCGGCGCCCGCGCCATCATCGGCGGTGACACCTTCGACCCCCGCGGCTCGCGGCGCCTGCGCGAGCTCGGGATGCGCCCCGGGGCCAGCGTGACGGTGGTGCAGAAGACCTCAGGCGGCGGGCGCATCGTCAGCGTGGGTGCCCACCGCTACGCGCTCGGCGCGCAGGCGCTGCGCTCGATCACCGTCAGCGCGGCATAA
- the menE gene encoding o-succinylbenzoate--CoA ligase: protein MHNLEILAVDPRDPLAILPDLEEALSGRRSLLPVPLDDPARANLLRNTMGVGEPIDEDIAAVVSTSGSTGRPKGAELTAANLVASADATHQRLGGQGQWLLAMPACYIAGLQVLVRALVAGVEPAALDLSRGFVIADFAARAREIADTGDRCYTALTPLQLAKATSSLEGIEALRLFDSVLVGGAATNPALLESARKLRINVVTTYGSSETSGGCVYDGRPIPGARVRISGGRIVLGGPMVARGYRNAPGHEAFSEPGWFATSDAGSLDGAHLTVSGRLDNVIDSGGFKLHPEVLEDAMLRVPGVTAACVVGVPDERFGQRICAAYVGSADVATLMDGLADLPRWQVPKDITLLPALPTLGPGKVDRAAVAALF from the coding sequence GTGCACAACCTGGAGATCCTCGCCGTCGACCCGCGCGACCCGCTCGCGATTCTGCCCGACCTCGAAGAGGCCCTCTCCGGGCGGCGCAGCCTACTCCCCGTCCCTCTCGACGACCCGGCGCGCGCGAACCTGCTGCGCAACACGATGGGCGTCGGTGAGCCCATCGACGAGGACATCGCCGCGGTCGTGTCCACCTCCGGCTCGACCGGGCGGCCGAAGGGCGCCGAGCTGACAGCGGCCAACCTCGTCGCCAGCGCGGACGCCACGCACCAACGCCTCGGCGGGCAGGGCCAGTGGCTGCTTGCCATGCCGGCGTGCTACATCGCGGGCCTGCAGGTGCTGGTACGCGCCCTCGTCGCCGGGGTAGAGCCGGCTGCGCTCGACCTGTCTCGGGGGTTTGTGATCGCCGATTTCGCCGCGCGCGCCCGCGAGATCGCGGATACGGGGGACCGGTGCTACACCGCACTGACTCCTCTGCAGCTGGCGAAGGCGACCTCGAGCCTGGAGGGCATCGAGGCGCTGAGGCTTTTCGACTCCGTCCTCGTCGGCGGCGCGGCGACCAACCCCGCCCTGCTCGAATCCGCACGCAAGCTGCGCATCAACGTCGTGACCACCTACGGGTCCTCCGAAACCTCCGGCGGCTGCGTCTACGACGGCCGGCCCATCCCCGGCGCGCGCGTCCGCATCTCCGGCGGGCGGATTGTCCTCGGCGGCCCGATGGTCGCGCGCGGCTACCGCAATGCGCCCGGCCACGAGGCGTTTTCCGAACCCGGCTGGTTTGCCACCTCCGACGCGGGCTCGCTCGACGGCGCCCACTTGACCGTCTCCGGCCGGCTCGACAACGTCATCGACTCCGGCGGCTTCAAGCTCCACCCCGAAGTTCTCGAGGACGCCATGCTGCGCGTCCCCGGCGTGACCGCCGCGTGCGTCGTGGGGGTCCCCGACGAGCGTTTCGGCCAGCGCATCTGCGCCGCCTACGTGGGCTCCGCCGATGTGGCGACGCTCATGGACGGGCTCGCGGACCTGCCGCGCTGGCAGGTGCCGAAGGACATCACGCTCCTGCCCGCTCTGCCGACGCTGGGCCCGGGCAAGGTCGACCGCGCGGCCGTGGCCGCGCTCTTCTAG
- a CDS encoding metal ABC transporter permease encodes MTLAASACILAVATALACAIPGTFVVLNKESMVIDGIGHAVLPGIAVGYMFTGDLGSPVLTVTAALGALAVALGTQCLRRSGLVSSDAALGLVFPAMFSFGVILISARLSHVHLDVHAVLVGDVNLVALTSPGYAGTLFAIAAVNLAFVLVFLPRLTACAFDAPFARVSGVGVGALHTAFMALVALTASAAFHTAGAMLVIALMVLPVVCARLTCRRLTHLIPLTCAIALANALVGFWCAYHLNLATSPSIALANALLLCALLIPRFRARARLAA; translated from the coding sequence ATGACGCTCGCTGCATCCGCCTGCATCCTCGCCGTGGCCACCGCGCTGGCCTGCGCAATCCCCGGTACGTTTGTGGTGCTCAACAAGGAATCAATGGTCATCGACGGCATCGGGCACGCCGTGCTGCCCGGCATCGCGGTGGGATACATGTTCACCGGGGACCTCGGCTCCCCCGTGCTCACGGTCACGGCGGCGCTCGGGGCTCTCGCGGTAGCGCTGGGGACCCAATGTCTGCGCCGCAGCGGCCTCGTCTCCTCCGACGCCGCGCTTGGCCTGGTCTTCCCGGCGATGTTCTCCTTCGGCGTGATCCTCATCAGCGCGCGCTTAAGCCACGTCCACCTCGACGTCCACGCGGTGTTGGTGGGGGACGTCAACCTCGTCGCGCTCACCTCGCCCGGCTACGCCGGGACCCTGTTCGCCATCGCCGCGGTGAACCTCGCGTTCGTGCTCGTCTTTCTCCCGCGCCTGACGGCGTGCGCGTTCGACGCGCCTTTCGCCCGGGTCAGCGGGGTTGGCGTCGGCGCGCTCCACACCGCGTTTATGGCTCTCGTGGCGCTGACCGCCAGCGCAGCGTTCCACACAGCGGGAGCGATGCTCGTCATCGCGCTGATGGTGCTCCCCGTCGTCTGCGCGCGGCTCACGTGTCGACGCCTCACCCACCTCATCCCACTTACCTGCGCGATCGCCCTCGCGAACGCGCTGGTGGGATTCTGGTGCGCCTACCACCTCAACCTCGCGACCTCGCCGTCCATCGCCCTGGCGAACGCGCTGCTTCTGTGCGCGCTTCTTATCCCGCGCTTCCGGGCTCGGGCTCGGCTAGCAGCTTAG
- a CDS encoding 1,4-dihydroxy-2-naphthoyl-CoA synthase: MHYSTEQPFDPSQWDVVEGFDFTDITYHRHNGGGRENGIARIAFDRPEVRNAFRPHTVDELYRALDHARRDPTVGTVLLTGNGPSPKDGGWAFCSGGDQRIRGRSGYQYATDAGEVDAARAKAEGGRLHILEVQRLIRTMPKVVIAVVGGWAAGGGHSLHVVCDLTIASRQEARFKQTDADVGSFDAGYGSAYLAKMVGQKFAREIFFLGRTYTAEEMQRMGAVNIVADHGRLEEEAITAAREINTKSPTAQRMLKFAFNLTDDGLMGQQVFAGEATRLAYMTDEAVEGRDSFLQKRAPNWEEFPYYY, translated from the coding sequence ATGCACTACTCCACCGAGCAGCCCTTCGACCCCTCCCAGTGGGACGTCGTCGAAGGCTTCGACTTCACCGACATCACCTACCACCGCCACAACGGCGGCGGGCGCGAAAACGGCATCGCGCGCATCGCGTTTGACCGCCCCGAGGTGCGCAACGCCTTTCGCCCACACACGGTCGACGAGCTCTACCGGGCGCTCGACCACGCGCGGCGCGACCCCACGGTGGGCACGGTGTTACTCACCGGCAACGGGCCCTCGCCGAAAGACGGCGGCTGGGCGTTTTGCTCCGGCGGGGACCAGCGCATCCGCGGCCGCTCGGGATACCAGTACGCGACCGACGCGGGCGAGGTCGACGCCGCCCGCGCCAAGGCGGAGGGCGGGCGCCTGCACATCCTCGAGGTGCAAAGGCTCATCCGCACCATGCCGAAGGTGGTCATCGCCGTGGTGGGCGGCTGGGCGGCCGGCGGCGGGCACTCGCTCCACGTCGTGTGCGACCTGACCATCGCATCACGCCAGGAGGCCCGCTTCAAGCAGACGGATGCCGACGTCGGGTCCTTCGACGCCGGCTACGGCTCGGCTTACCTGGCAAAGATGGTCGGGCAGAAGTTCGCCCGCGAGATCTTCTTCCTCGGCCGCACCTACACCGCCGAAGAGATGCAGCGCATGGGCGCGGTCAACATCGTCGCCGACCACGGCCGGCTCGAGGAGGAGGCGATAACCGCCGCCCGCGAGATCAACACCAAGTCCCCCACCGCGCAGCGCATGCTGAAGTTCGCGTTCAACCTCACTGACGACGGCCTCATGGGCCAGCAGGTCTTCGCCGGCGAGGCGACCCGCCTGGCCTACATGACCGACGAGGCCGTGGAGGGCCGCGACTCCTTCCTGCAGAAGCGGGCGCCGAACTGGGAAGAGTTCCCGTACTACTACTAG
- a CDS encoding metal ABC transporter ATP-binding protein produces the protein MLTIDHLTAGYGRRVVLDDISVEFRPGRIAGLVGANGSGKSTLLKAAVGLIEAPGARIEASGRIGYMPQHAEIDWDFPATLFDVALMGRTGHLAWWQWPGREDRAAAAAALMRVGLQDKANDPISALSGGQRQRTLLARALASEPEILILDEPFAGVDKLSQDTIVGVLRELRESLTTIVLVHHNLAEVAEFCDDVVLLGPDGIIAAGETACTLDDAAVATLFSLPGAAS, from the coding sequence ATGCTCACAATCGACCACCTCACGGCCGGCTACGGCCGCCGCGTCGTGCTTGACGACATCAGCGTGGAGTTCCGCCCGGGTCGCATCGCCGGCCTCGTCGGCGCGAACGGGTCCGGCAAATCAACGCTGCTCAAGGCCGCCGTCGGCCTCATCGAGGCCCCCGGCGCGCGCATCGAGGCCAGCGGGCGGATCGGGTACATGCCGCAGCACGCGGAGATCGACTGGGACTTCCCCGCCACGCTTTTCGACGTCGCTCTCATGGGCCGCACCGGCCACCTCGCCTGGTGGCAGTGGCCGGGGCGCGAGGATAGGGCGGCCGCTGCGGCCGCACTGATGCGCGTTGGCCTCCAGGACAAAGCGAACGACCCGATTAGCGCCTTATCCGGCGGGCAGCGCCAGCGCACGCTGCTGGCCCGCGCGCTCGCCTCCGAGCCGGAGATTCTCATTCTGGACGAGCCTTTCGCGGGCGTCGATAAGCTGAGCCAAGACACGATCGTCGGCGTCCTGCGCGAGCTGCGCGAGAGCCTGACCACCATCGTGCTCGTGCACCACAACCTCGCCGAGGTCGCGGAGTTCTGCGACGACGTCGTGCTGCTCGGCCCCGACGGCATCATCGCGGCGGGTGAGACGGCATGCACGCTTGATGATGCCGCCGTGGCCACGCTGTTCTCCCTCCCCGGAGCGGCATCATGA
- a CDS encoding metal ABC transporter permease — translation MTPADILGDYTYAHTLTGTVTIGACAGALGPLVYLRRRALLADAISHASLPGLVAAFTAAALLGLNGRSIPLLLCGAMAAGFLAVRAIDLLPRIAPIPADAAIAAVLTTFFSAGQLGMQYVSRTPLPGKAGIEGFLLGNAASLTRADIVSTLLVCAAVLVALAAVHHRQVSSVFDAQFAQVLGLRPTIYGSLALFALTVVTVVGIKVVGVVLMIAVVISPAAAARQWVTRVPAFIAAAAAIGALSSAAGSYLSIAHSIPTGPAIVMVQFGIVAVCFACSPRRKAVAA, via the coding sequence ATGACCCCCGCGGACATTCTCGGCGACTACACCTACGCGCACACACTCACCGGCACCGTCACCATCGGCGCGTGCGCCGGGGCGCTGGGCCCCCTCGTCTACCTGCGCCGCCGAGCGCTTCTTGCCGACGCCATCTCGCACGCCAGCCTGCCTGGCCTCGTCGCCGCGTTCACCGCCGCTGCCCTGCTCGGGCTCAACGGCCGCAGCATCCCGCTGCTGCTCTGCGGGGCGATGGCGGCCGGATTCCTCGCCGTGCGCGCGATCGACCTGCTCCCCCGCATCGCCCCGATCCCCGCCGACGCCGCGATCGCGGCGGTGCTCACCACCTTCTTCTCCGCCGGGCAGCTCGGCATGCAGTACGTCTCGCGCACCCCGCTGCCGGGCAAGGCCGGGATCGAGGGGTTCCTCCTCGGCAACGCCGCCTCGCTCACCCGCGCCGACATCGTATCGACGCTCCTGGTCTGCGCCGCGGTGCTCGTCGCGCTCGCCGCCGTGCACCACCGCCAAGTCTCCTCTGTCTTTGACGCCCAGTTCGCACAGGTCTTAGGCCTGCGCCCGACCATCTACGGCAGCCTCGCGCTATTTGCGCTGACCGTGGTGACGGTGGTGGGCATCAAGGTCGTCGGCGTCGTGCTCATGATCGCGGTCGTGATCAGCCCGGCCGCCGCCGCGCGCCAATGGGTCACGAGGGTCCCGGCCTTCATCGCCGCCGCCGCGGCCATCGGTGCGCTCAGCTCCGCGGCGGGCTCCTATCTTTCCATCGCCCACTCGATCCCGACGGGCCCGGCCATCGTCATGGTGCAGTTCGGCATCGTCGCGGTGTGCTTCGCCTGCTCGCCGCGCAGGAAGGCGGTGGCCGCATGA
- a CDS encoding metal ABC transporter substrate-binding protein, translated as MSRLVPLLLALVLGLAGCAPATDDAQHGALKIFATTGYLADAARNIAPDAEITTMVGPGGDPHTYQPTTKDLETMRDSDLVVWNGLHLEAHMIDQLESLGDKQLEVGTKVDSGELLPWPDQPGAGEKLYDPHIWNSPALWSQVVDAIGAKLGEIDPERAPEYAAAAESYKGEIAASAQRAQEALATVHPRILITGHDAFNYFGKTFGFEVFATDFVTTEAAKSPAQISALADTIAHEKVPVIFHDNQANPQAIDALKEAVRSRGWEVEVSDAELFADTLGPTPPTDTYLGAFEHNANVVAEALA; from the coding sequence ATGTCTCGCCTTGTCCCCCTCCTCCTCGCGCTCGTGCTCGGCCTCGCCGGGTGCGCGCCCGCTACTGACGACGCCCAGCACGGGGCCTTAAAGATCTTCGCCACGACCGGCTACCTCGCCGACGCCGCCCGCAACATCGCCCCCGACGCCGAGATCACCACCATGGTCGGCCCCGGCGGGGACCCGCACACCTACCAGCCAACGACCAAAGACCTCGAGACGATGCGCGATAGCGACCTCGTCGTGTGGAACGGCCTGCACCTCGAGGCCCACATGATCGACCAGCTCGAATCGCTCGGCGACAAGCAGCTCGAGGTGGGCACCAAGGTCGATTCCGGCGAGCTGCTGCCGTGGCCCGACCAGCCGGGCGCGGGAGAGAAGCTCTACGATCCCCACATCTGGAACAGCCCCGCGCTGTGGTCCCAGGTCGTCGACGCCATCGGCGCGAAGCTCGGCGAGATCGACCCAGAGCGCGCGCCCGAGTACGCCGCAGCCGCGGAGTCGTACAAGGGAGAGATCGCCGCGTCGGCGCAGCGCGCGCAGGAGGCCCTCGCCACGGTCCACCCGCGGATCCTCATCACCGGCCACGACGCGTTTAACTATTTTGGCAAGACCTTCGGCTTCGAGGTGTTCGCCACCGACTTCGTGACCACGGAGGCCGCGAAATCCCCGGCCCAGATCTCCGCGCTGGCGGATACGATCGCGCACGAGAAGGTGCCGGTGATCTTCCACGACAACCAGGCCAACCCGCAGGCCATCGACGCGCTGAAGGAGGCCGTGCGGTCCCGGGGCTGGGAGGTGGAGGTCTCCGATGCCGAGCTCTTCGCCGACACCCTGGGCCCCACCCCGCCGACGGATACCTACCTGGGTGCCTTTGAGCACAACGCCAACGTCGTCGCGGAGGCGCTCGCCTGA